A region of the Haematobia irritans isolate KBUSLIRL chromosome 5, ASM5000362v1, whole genome shotgun sequence genome:
ataacattttgacaaaattttctttagaaataaaattttcacaaaattttctatagaaataaaattttgacaaaattttctatagaaataaaattttgacaaaattttctatagaaataaaattttgataaaatattctatagaaataaaattttgataaaacttcctatagaaaaaaaattgataaaatttcctatagaaaaaaaattttacaaaattttctatagaaaagaaaattttgacaaaattttctatagaaataaaattttgacaaaattttctatagatataaaattttgacaaaattttctatagaaataaaatcttgacaaaattttctatagaaataaaatcttgacaaaattttctatagaaataaaatttttcattcgttttgtttgttattgttggcttctcttcaatcgttattgttgtttttgatctcagcttgaagccatgcattgactaaactacaagtgtagcttaaccaacagaggaaaagtatgcttgtcaaatttatttgggcaaagccctatagactgcaagatggttggatgtacagctgtttcggaattaccacattcctcatcagcatcctctactttttttatagaaataaaattttgacaaaaatttctatagaaataacattttgacaaaattttctttagaaataaaattttcacaaaattttctatagaaataaaattttgacaaaattttctatagaaataaaattttgacaaaattttctatagaaataaaattttgataaaatattctatagaaataaaattttgataaaacttcctatagaaaaaaaaaattgataaaatttcctatagaaaaaaaattgataaaatttcctatagaaaaaaaattttacaaaattttctatagaaaagaaaatttggacaaaattttctatagaaataaaattttgaaaaaattttctatagatataaaatttttacaaaattttctatagaaataaaatcttgacaaaattttctatagaaataaaatttttcattcgttttgtttgttattgttggcttctcttcaatcgttattgttgtttttgatctcagcttgaagccatgcattgactaaactacaagtgtagcttaaccaacagaggaaaagtatgcttgtcaaatttatttgggcaaagccctatagactgcaagatggttggatgtacagctgtttcggaattaccacattcctcatcagcatcctctacttgcagcaaaactatcaaccaattatcagaataaattcgggtaattcactcaacccaaagtgaactgcacttgaacctcccgaaaaaatttgacaaaattttctttagaaataaaattttgacaaaattttctatagaaataaagttttgacaaaattttctatagaaataaaattttgataaaataatctatagaaataaaattttgataaaattttctatggaaataaaatattgacaaaattttctatagaaataaaattttgacaaactttctatagaaataaaattttgagaaaattttctatagaaataaaattttgagaaaattttctatagaaacaaaattttgagaaaattttgaaaaattttctgtagaaataaagttttgagaaaattttgaaaaatttgctgtagaaaagaaatttttctatagaaataaacggcaGAGGTTATTTTCAgactttttacttttttagcagatttgttttgatgtgTCTAATAACAATTTTCTTTGAGTATATTTACTATTGGCTTTTTTGATTACTTACCAATGGATTTAGCAGCTCACTCCATTGAggtttaaagaaatatataataCCTTCAAGGGCTCCTGGTAATGTTACAGCTCTAATAAGTAAAATAATTAATACTACATACGGGAATACACCAAGAAAATAGGCAGCCTTGCCAGAACTTTTAACACCTTGTAATGCAAAAAATTGTGCTGTAGTGAAAAAAGACGAAAACACCAAAACAAAAGCCTACCTCTAATTAAAACACCTCCAATAATAAACCATGATATAGCCAAACATCCAACAAGATCCCAATTAGGTAAACCAATACCATTATTTATATGATCATATTCATGGAGTATttcttttctaaaataaaaaaaaaaatccaaaatgtaTGTTagttttaaggaatttttttctttagaaatcttaCTCAAAATATAATTCAGCTGGTGACATTTTCCTTATGATATCATCTTTAGTTATGTTTGATTCATTTCCTGCCACATATTCCAAACATTCTGTACCCCATTCCGGTTTACATTTGCTCCATGGTAGAATTTTCGAAAATGAAGCTATTAGAAATCTCAATGTTAAAGCCATTATACTAGAATAATAGGTTATGGATGCAGTGGTAGCCAAGACCTGACCAGCAGCGACACCTATAAGTTGTTAGAAAAATTCagagattttcaaaaaatttcaaagttacgAAAAAATACCTTTTAATATCGGTGCCATATTGAATGCCTTGATGCAACCTCTGCCCGAAAATTGGCCCACCAATATCTCCAAATAATAAACCGGACGTCCAATAATCAAGAGAACAATTAGATATGGTATCACAAAAGTTCCACCACCATTTTGAAATGCAATATAGGGAAAACGCCAAATATTTCCCAAACCAACGGATAGGGAAATACATGAAAATAGAAATTCTATGTCATTGCCCCAAGTCTCTTTCGGGCGAGTTGAAGTGTCCCCAGTTACATTTGCCTTAGCATTACGCTTCAAAAATCCCTTTTCCACCTCTTCGACCATAGTTACGCCTCCGCAAATCTCTTGGGATAATACACAAGAAAATTAAATCTCTTTTTTAAACCGATTCGTATGTATCCGCTCTAGTTACTTGGATGTTGTTATTCCTAAGCTGTTTTATTTAATACTACCGAATAAGCTTATGAATGGATTTGTCGTCTACAAGCAAAATATCTTAGTGAGTATTGCTAAGGTctttatagcaatgaaattcctAGCGTATCACACAGGCAGAGACCAATGATATGGTTTATTAGGAGGTGTAAacatgattaaatttatatatcgtGATTAGATGTTTATATTGTATTGGGacattttttttgagattttcatgTCATATTTAATTAAGATACACAGATTTCGTTTAGTTGATATACACTCGACAAAAATGGGTTTCTACTAAACTGCTCAAGTTAACTATGCCCAAAGAAGTTTGTGAAGAGAAACAGCAGAAAATGTCTGCTAAAAACAACAGAAAGTCTACAGAAAAGGGAAAACTGTTACTGTTTGTTGAAATAACCaacattgtctgctattttCCAAACTCGATTACAATAAAACGAAGAAATTTGTTAAAAGATACAGAAGAAAAACCTGCTAAAATAGCGGAATGTCTGCTGAAAATAGGATATCAGTCATTTTTTGCGGAAAGCCAACATAGTCTGTAATTTCCTAAACTTGCGTACAATAAGacgaagaaatttgttagtagatacagcagaaaattatatatatatttatttttatagaaaattttctcaaaattttatttctatagaaaatttggtcaacattttattttaatagaaaattttctcaaaattttatttctatagaaaattttgtcaaaattttatttctataacatattttgtcaaaattttatttatatagacaatgttctaaaaaattttacttttatagaaaattttgtccaaattttatttctatagaaaattttgtcaaaatcttatttctatagaaaattttgtcaaaattttatttctatagaaaatgtggtcaatattttatttttatagaaaattttctcaaaattttatttcta
Encoded here:
- the List gene encoding lithium-inducible SLC6 transporter isoform X2, whose amino-acid sequence is MVEEVEKGFLKRNAKANVTGDTSTRPKETWGNDIEFLFSCISLSVGLGNIWRFPYIAFQNGGGTFVIPYLIVLLIIGRPVYYLEILVGQFSGRGCIKAFNMAPILKGVAAGQVLATTASITYYSSIMALTLRFLIASFSKILPWSKCKPEWGTECLEYVAGNESNITKDDIIRKMSPAELYFEKEILHEYDHINNGIGLPNWDLVGCLAISWFIIGGVLIRGVKSSGKAAYFLGVFPYVVLIILLIRAVTLPGALEGIIYFFKPQWSELLNPLVWYAAVTQVFFSLAICFGTLITYASYNNFSRNVYNDIVIITTMDSCSSIIAGCITFGILGNLAFQTGNTDIANVVKGGAGLAFISYPDAIAKFEFVPQALVVPWVWVPVYCV